One window from the genome of Luteithermobacter gelatinilyticus encodes:
- a CDS encoding PHA/PHB synthase family protein — protein MTALSDDSDNKKGVPSCSSGAACSRPMSPGGLWERDAYGATAVYETIDRSLNAIAAKYTAGLSPRALVSAYMDWLAGLTFSPGRQAQLRDKAFRKWLRFVQYALQALQHSPGAEAPDCCIEPLPQDKRFRGEAWQQLPFNLMYQGFLLTQQWWYNAATGVRGVTPQNERAIDFAGRQILDLFSPSNFLWTNPEVLKATFEQGGLNLYRGWQNFQEDMERLLSGKRPVGAENFLPGQDVAVTPGKVIYQNRLIELIQYEAQTDKVRPEPILIVPAWIMKYYILDLSPENSLVSYLVQQGYTVFMISWKNPGPEDRDLSLDDYRTLGVMAALDAIEHICPDQKIHATGYCLGGTLLSIAAAAMARDRDERLKSLSFFATQIDFEEAGELMLFINEKQLAFLEDMMWEQGFLDTRQMAGAFQLLRSNDLIWSRMVRDYLMGERQPMTDLMAWNADQTRMPYRMHTEYLHKLFLNNDLTAGRYEVEGKPVVIADIRAPMFVVGTRTDHVAPWKSVYKFTLFADTDVSFLLTSGGHNAGIISEPGHPRRQYQISLHRDRDPYVDPDRWVEQTPVKDGSWWPEWVKWLDSQSGPLIKAPEIGGDKGRAAVVRDAPGCYVLMP, from the coding sequence ATGACAGCGTTGTCTGATGATTCTGATAATAAAAAGGGGGTCCCATCATGTTCTTCCGGGGCCGCCTGTTCCCGGCCCATGTCGCCGGGTGGGCTTTGGGAACGGGATGCTTATGGTGCTACCGCGGTATATGAGACGATCGACCGGTCCCTGAACGCCATTGCGGCCAAATACACTGCGGGACTCAGCCCACGGGCACTGGTCAGCGCCTATATGGACTGGCTTGCCGGTTTGACATTCTCACCCGGTCGGCAGGCACAACTCAGGGACAAGGCCTTTCGAAAATGGCTACGGTTTGTGCAATATGCCCTGCAGGCGTTGCAGCATTCGCCAGGCGCTGAGGCACCGGACTGCTGTATTGAGCCGTTGCCTCAGGATAAAAGATTCCGGGGCGAAGCCTGGCAACAGCTGCCCTTTAACCTGATGTATCAGGGGTTTTTGCTCACCCAGCAATGGTGGTATAACGCCGCCACCGGGGTACGGGGGGTCACTCCTCAGAACGAACGCGCCATTGATTTTGCCGGACGGCAGATTCTTGATCTTTTTTCCCCGTCCAATTTTCTATGGACCAACCCCGAGGTTCTCAAGGCCACCTTTGAACAAGGCGGGCTCAATCTGTATCGTGGATGGCAGAATTTTCAGGAAGACATGGAACGCCTGCTCAGCGGCAAGCGCCCCGTTGGGGCAGAGAATTTTCTGCCGGGGCAGGACGTGGCGGTTACTCCGGGCAAGGTGATTTATCAGAACCGGTTGATTGAGCTTATTCAGTATGAGGCGCAAACAGACAAGGTGCGGCCCGAACCGATCCTGATCGTACCGGCCTGGATCATGAAATATTATATTCTCGACCTGTCGCCGGAAAATTCCCTGGTCAGCTATCTGGTGCAGCAGGGCTATACAGTTTTCATGATTTCGTGGAAAAACCCGGGGCCCGAGGATCGGGATCTGTCCCTGGACGATTACCGCACATTGGGGGTGATGGCGGCGTTGGACGCCATTGAGCATATTTGCCCCGATCAGAAGATTCATGCCACGGGGTATTGTCTGGGGGGCACGTTGTTGTCGATTGCGGCGGCGGCCATGGCCCGGGACAGGGATGAGCGCCTGAAAAGCCTGTCCTTCTTCGCGACCCAGATTGATTTTGAGGAAGCCGGGGAATTGATGCTGTTTATCAATGAAAAACAACTGGCTTTCTTGGAAGATATGATGTGGGAGCAGGGGTTCCTCGATACGCGTCAGATGGCCGGGGCGTTTCAGCTGTTGCGCTCCAACGATCTGATCTGGTCGCGCATGGTGCGGGACTACCTGATGGGCGAACGTCAGCCAATGACGGATCTGATGGCCTGGAACGCGGACCAGACCCGGATGCCCTATCGCATGCATACCGAATATCTGCATAAATTGTTCCTGAATAATGACTTGACGGCCGGGCGTTATGAGGTGGAGGGCAAACCTGTGGTGATTGCCGATATCCGGGCCCCCATGTTTGTCGTCGGCACCCGTACCGATCATGTGGCGCCGTGGAAATCGGTGTATAAATTCACGTTGTTTGCCGATACGGATGTGAGTTTCCTACTCACGTCCGGCGGGCATAATGCGGGCATTATCTCGGAACCCGGTCACCCGCGCCGACAGTATCAGATTTCTTTGCACCGGGACCGGGATCCTTATGTGGACCCGGATCGCTGGGTTGAACAGACTCCGGTAAAAGATGGCAGCTGGTGGCCGGAATGGGTGAAATGGCTGGACAGTCAGTCGGGGCCTCTGATAAAAGCGCCGGAAATTGGCGGTGACAAGGGCCGTGCGGCAGTGGTGCGCGATGCACCGGGATGTTATGTATTGATGCCGTAG
- a CDS encoding phospholipase A — MRRNRLLGRALMIGVLMIGIMTGAGAHQAAFAAEQAFLVIEQPLMKQREPGRLSLYVTNPSDRAVSFVVQDHLPVEIAVGTQRRGLTVPLAPAETAGERIIPPTGFLKVDYILTLPEDIRPGPVHLSLRKGQGRGVFVMLRSDKVAGHELAATGPSDKRTPETAEEVAEREFVVLNERDIEELKQEKGFFFENISRYEPSYILFGNDDFNAKFQLSFKYRLFGGGRQVSDRRSWLEGIHFSYTQTSFWDLAAESKPFEDNIFQPELFYFLEDWRPSFLPESANLDLQFGFRHESNGQGADKSRSLNVLYARPGIDFDLGAGRFFRLMADVWAYVGDLSDNPDIKDFRGHTGLSLTYGTLDGVQIASRIRGSLATGQGSVTLDATYPLNKLFFKNIDIYLQAQLFTGYGETLLDYNRKVTRLRFGVGIIR, encoded by the coding sequence ATGAGACGTAATCGGCTTCTTGGCAGGGCTTTGATGATCGGGGTTCTGATGATTGGGATCATGACGGGGGCCGGGGCGCATCAGGCGGCCTTTGCGGCAGAGCAGGCTTTTCTGGTAATAGAACAGCCCCTGATGAAGCAGAGGGAGCCGGGCCGGCTCAGTCTGTATGTCACTAATCCCTCTGACCGTGCTGTGTCGTTTGTTGTTCAGGATCATTTGCCGGTGGAGATCGCGGTGGGGACCCAGCGTCGCGGGCTGACGGTGCCGCTTGCCCCTGCCGAGACGGCAGGAGAACGGATCATTCCGCCGACGGGCTTTTTGAAGGTGGACTATATCCTGACCCTGCCCGAAGACATTCGGCCAGGGCCGGTGCATCTGAGCTTGCGGAAGGGGCAGGGCAGGGGGGTTTTTGTCATGCTGCGCAGCGACAAGGTGGCCGGCCATGAGCTTGCAGCGACCGGACCGTCGGACAAGAGGACACCAGAGACGGCGGAAGAAGTGGCAGAACGAGAATTTGTTGTCCTGAATGAGCGGGATATAGAGGAGTTGAAACAGGAAAAAGGGTTCTTTTTCGAGAATATTTCCCGGTATGAGCCGTCCTATATTCTGTTTGGCAATGATGATTTTAATGCCAAGTTCCAGCTCAGCTTCAAATATCGCCTGTTTGGCGGGGGGCGACAGGTGAGCGACCGGCGGTCCTGGCTGGAAGGCATACATTTTTCCTACACCCAGACGTCGTTCTGGGATCTGGCGGCGGAATCCAAGCCGTTCGAGGACAATATATTCCAACCGGAACTGTTTTATTTTTTGGAGGACTGGCGGCCCTCCTTTCTGCCGGAGTCGGCGAATCTGGATTTGCAATTCGGTTTTCGGCATGAATCCAACGGCCAGGGTGCCGATAAATCCCGCAGCCTGAACGTCCTGTATGCCCGCCCCGGCATTGATTTCGATTTGGGAGCAGGACGGTTTTTCCGGCTCATGGCGGATGTGTGGGCCTATGTCGGTGATCTGAGCGACAACCCGGACATTAAGGATTTTCGCGGACATACTGGCCTTAGCCTGACCTATGGCACGCTGGATGGGGTCCAGATCGCGTCACGGATCCGGGGCAGTCTTGCCACCGGCCAAGGCAGCGTGACCCTGGATGCGACCTATCCGTTAAATAAGCTGTTTTTCAAAAATATTGACATTTATCTTCAGGCCCAGCTGTTTACGGGCTATGGGGAGACCCTGCTGGATTACAACCGCAAGGTCACCCGCCTCAGATTCGGTGTGGGCATCATTCGCTAG
- a CDS encoding TonB-dependent hemoglobin/transferrin/lactoferrin family receptor: protein MNKTALLSLLAAGTSVLALTIPSLAEEFEESDLGPATAPLEVIVVSATRTENKLVDVPATVSVIDEEKIDSILSDNIRDMLRYEPGVEATNAGRYGLSGFNIRGLTGNRVKIMVDGTEQSEGFASGPWLNSPRNFVDIDSLAQVEILRGPASSLYGSDAMAGVVAFTTKSPASYLDEGDDTGGAAKILYDSVTDTFAETLTLANRSGKLESLIQYTRRDGEETENYGDGYSDALGNERTLPDPYDYNTDNILAKIEYQLNDAHRLKLVGEYFRSTGFIELKSLEGPSYSASYDYDNYTGDDKSERYHIGLTHEWTANTVLFDNLSWTLDWQDSKVKQKTINYTERFGYFTRLIDYSHGEEDFQVSAQFDKAAGPHHITYGAIFQYTEQENITNKYYLDIDRDPDLSRYTPVVKGKTYGLYIQDQIRLLDGSLLLTPGARYDRFEADPQVDDLYTDQLGSHESDHVTFRLGAVYKLTDTFSVFSQFSQGFKAPELNQLYREDQSSAVRGYVTLSNPNLEPESSDSFELGFRINAKAGSFELTGFYSTYDDFIEQTVDLVDGLSVYQYVNYNEATIKGIEARTALWLDQLLDAPEGLAFQAAFAYAEGNTEIDGQDTPIDSISPTKAVFGLTFDSPDEVWGVGINLTLVGAKSKDWVSDEDYFTPDSYTLVDLTAYYNITPYLSLRSAVFNLTDKEYWLWEDVRGYASTTTYLQRFTQPGRNFSASLKYKF from the coding sequence ATGAATAAAACAGCGCTTCTTTCCTTGCTGGCCGCCGGCACCTCCGTCCTGGCTTTAACCATCCCTTCCCTGGCTGAGGAATTCGAGGAATCGGATCTCGGCCCGGCTACCGCCCCACTTGAGGTCATTGTGGTTTCCGCCACCCGCACGGAAAACAAGCTGGTGGACGTTCCCGCCACCGTCTCGGTCATAGACGAGGAAAAAATCGATTCCATCCTGTCCGATAACATTCGTGACATGTTGCGCTATGAACCGGGCGTGGAAGCCACCAATGCGGGACGTTACGGCCTTTCCGGTTTTAACATCCGCGGCCTGACCGGTAACCGGGTCAAGATCATGGTGGACGGCACCGAACAGTCCGAAGGTTTTGCCTCCGGCCCCTGGCTCAATTCCCCGCGTAATTTTGTCGATATCGATTCCCTGGCGCAGGTGGAAATCCTGCGCGGACCGGCCTCCAGCCTGTACGGGAGCGACGCCATGGCCGGTGTGGTGGCCTTCACCACCAAGAGCCCGGCCTCCTATCTGGACGAAGGGGATGACACCGGCGGCGCCGCCAAAATACTCTATGACAGCGTCACTGATACTTTCGCCGAAACCCTGACCCTTGCCAATCGCAGCGGGAAGCTGGAAAGCCTGATCCAGTATACCCGCAGGGACGGCGAAGAGACGGAAAACTATGGCGACGGCTATAGCGACGCGCTCGGCAACGAGCGCACTCTGCCCGATCCCTATGACTATAATACCGACAATATCCTCGCTAAAATCGAGTATCAGCTCAATGACGCTCACCGCCTCAAACTAGTCGGCGAATATTTCCGCTCCACCGGCTTTATCGAACTGAAATCCCTTGAAGGGCCGAGCTACAGCGCTTCCTATGATTATGACAATTATACCGGCGATGATAAATCCGAGCGCTATCACATCGGCCTGACCCATGAATGGACCGCCAACACTGTCTTGTTCGACAACCTGAGCTGGACCCTGGATTGGCAGGACAGCAAGGTTAAGCAGAAAACTATCAACTATACCGAACGTTTCGGCTATTTTACCCGGCTGATCGATTACAGCCATGGTGAGGAAGATTTCCAGGTTTCCGCCCAATTTGACAAGGCGGCTGGCCCCCATCACATCACCTACGGCGCCATTTTCCAGTACACCGAACAGGAAAATATCACCAATAAATATTATCTGGATATCGACCGCGATCCCGATCTGTCCCGCTATACGCCTGTAGTCAAGGGCAAGACCTATGGCCTCTATATCCAGGACCAGATCAGGCTGCTGGACGGCAGCCTGCTGCTCACTCCGGGTGCCCGCTATGACCGGTTCGAAGCCGATCCTCAGGTTGACGACCTTTATACGGATCAGTTAGGCAGCCATGAGAGCGATCACGTTACCTTCCGGCTCGGCGCAGTCTATAAACTCACCGATACCTTCTCCGTGTTCAGCCAGTTCAGCCAGGGCTTCAAGGCGCCTGAGCTCAATCAGCTATACCGGGAGGACCAGAGTTCGGCGGTACGCGGTTATGTGACCCTGTCCAATCCCAACCTCGAGCCAGAAAGCAGCGATTCCTTTGAGCTGGGTTTCCGCATCAACGCCAAAGCGGGAAGTTTCGAACTGACCGGCTTCTATAGCACCTATGACGACTTCATTGAACAGACCGTGGATCTGGTCGACGGCCTCAGCGTCTATCAGTATGTCAACTATAACGAAGCCACTATCAAGGGCATCGAAGCGCGAACGGCCCTATGGCTTGACCAGCTTTTGGATGCTCCCGAGGGACTGGCCTTTCAGGCGGCTTTTGCCTATGCCGAGGGCAATACGGAAATCGACGGACAAGATACCCCAATTGATTCTATTTCTCCGACCAAAGCTGTGTTCGGCCTGACCTTTGATTCCCCCGATGAAGTCTGGGGCGTCGGGATAAACCTTACCTTGGTCGGTGCCAAGAGTAAGGACTGGGTTTCCGATGAAGACTATTTCACCCCCGACAGCTATACCCTTGTGGATCTGACGGCCTATTACAATATTACCCCCTACCTTTCCCTGCGGTCCGCCGTCTTTAACCTGACCGACAAGGAATATTGGCTTTGGGAAGACGTGCGGGGATATGCAAGCACAACAACCTACCTGCAAAGGTTTACACAGCCGGGACGCAACTTTTCGGCCAGCCTGAAATACAAATTTTAG
- a CDS encoding MotA/TolQ/ExbB proton channel family protein: MIKTLEDLMYQVSDLFMAPVLILLVLLFFYSLYALGGFVVEGVQRSRGTARFRKLLGNGLWSGEEAPRGYPLTALAVSRPDVTKDELDVAALSEMEGVRMVSRVAPMLGLIATMIPMGPALKSLSDGDVQGISENLIVAFSAVIFGLVVASITFFIASTKKKWLAQELVALLPHVEKRAEDFAEEREILREAS, encoded by the coding sequence GTGATAAAGACCCTTGAAGACCTGATGTATCAGGTGTCGGACCTGTTCATGGCGCCGGTGCTGATTCTGCTGGTGCTGTTGTTTTTCTACAGCCTATATGCTCTGGGCGGTTTTGTTGTGGAGGGAGTTCAACGCAGCAGGGGGACGGCCCGGTTCCGCAAACTGCTCGGCAACGGCCTCTGGTCCGGTGAGGAGGCGCCCAGGGGCTATCCGCTCACGGCCCTGGCCGTCAGTCGGCCGGACGTCACCAAAGACGAGCTTGATGTGGCGGCGCTCAGCGAGATGGAAGGGGTGCGCATGGTCAGCCGGGTAGCCCCCATGCTGGGCCTGATCGCCACCATGATCCCGATGGGGCCGGCGCTGAAAAGCCTGTCCGACGGCGACGTGCAGGGCATCAGTGAAAACCTGATCGTGGCCTTTTCCGCCGTGATCTTCGGCCTTGTGGTGGCTTCCATCACCTTCTTTATCGCCAGCACCAAAAAAAAATGGCTGGCCCAGGAATTGGTGGCGCTGCTGCCTCATGTGGAAAAGCGGGCCGAGGATTTTGCAGAAGAGAGGGAGATCCTTCGTGAAGCTTCTTGA
- a CDS encoding DUF2149 domain-containing protein produces the protein MKLLEEDESINPALSVVNLVDVFLVLIAALLISIAQNPINPFLDDDVMVIKNPGQKDMEMIIKKGEKIETYKSTGEIGAGEGVKAGVAYRMPDGSIIYVPDETGADAVAN, from the coding sequence GTGAAGCTTCTTGAAGAGGATGAATCCATCAACCCGGCGCTGTCCGTGGTCAATCTGGTGGACGTGTTCCTGGTGCTGATTGCGGCGCTATTGATCTCCATCGCCCAAAACCCGATCAATCCCTTCCTCGATGACGATGTTATGGTAATCAAGAACCCCGGTCAGAAAGACATGGAAATGATCATCAAGAAGGGCGAGAAAATAGAAACCTATAAAAGTACTGGCGAAATCGGGGCCGGCGAAGGGGTCAAGGCGGGCGTCGCCTACCGCATGCCGGATGGATCGATCATTTACGTACCTGATGAAACAGGTGCGGATGCTGTTGCCAACTAA
- the cobN gene encoding cobaltochelatase subunit CobN, whose protein sequence is MRILLTLMAFFVFGNVASATEKQKILYVSGTHANTAKISVIRNYLEKHDISIDLANARDFKTGEDALARFDGYDLVFMDDSSARSTKMTFSKFLPAISRAKSRLLAINWLQSPDLVKGLTSEQAQVLHDYYDNGGMVNLSRMADYLAYQVLGNGTKTVPAPVVYPEVGIYAPGYDGLIFEDVDSYLNWRGQKLDTGRPVIGVLLQRSLIESVNTTVVDDAIARIEEKGALAIPFFFELSPRSSDYTPMLQKDGKTIIDVIVNFRAIHWANKRKEEFEKLGVPVLQALTYFDGDQAAWEQDSQGISSTMTPFVLVLPETAGVIDPVIVAAVNQESGHAEVIDYQMDHLVSRALKYAALRHKPNGEKKLTVMVWGDKDMGASFLNIEHSLRSISANLNEAGYGVDKVDSNYFTDPIDRILNPFYRDYELDGLLKDDLAELMPVKEYLKWFNSLPEDVTKPINDFWGQAEDNFMVVKRDGEAYFVLPRIRNGNMLIMRQPPRSDDKDQDKMIYHQGTVPMNHYYLAAYYYARKFWNSDAIIHLGTHGSQEYLNGKERGLSRYDQGNLAVWDTPVMYPFIIDDVGEAMQTKRRGSAVVVAHMTPPFAAAGLEGVTANVHELMHQYRSMDEGGVKVKTGEELKKICFESKVCDDLAMTSEQIDADFDHFLEELHLYLEDVANANQPLGLHTFGELAEPDLVTSTIVQMLGRDFIARAREFEADHYGVSPEAGNDHLDSKAYSLEDLAGFKTVRDYVIKGRDFSGLEDELRADLEKARDFYNRMEGIRELPHLLAGLSGQYVPVKTGGDPVRSPDSLASGFNLYGFDPSHLPTKAAWEQGKELVEGVIGDYYKEHGNYPDKLAFSLWSIEAMRHYGVLESQALYAMGVRPVWSESGMVTGTEIIPMRELKRPRVDVVLSATGLYRDAFPNVVLLLAEAVKKVAELKEANNSIWENSQRVKAELLAEGMSEEDAEYFSTVRVFSNESGTYGSGVDDAVRASDTWETDAKIADNYMAKMGNAYGADPNRWGEKVEGVNIYGKQLSGTDVAMFARSSNLYGMISSDDPFEYFGGLSLAIRNLDGKSPQMVISNLRDANNPRAEEAAQFLAKELRTRTQHSRWVSEMMKEGYSGATTMEGKITNFWGWQVVDPNLVRADQWQEFAEIYVNDKFNLGISEWFEKVNPGAQAQIIERMLEAMRKDYWDASDETRKQLVERLIELVNKYDLIVDNEKLADFVNAQAAGFGMSAALPAPDAATQGQMSQPVQGRELQKVEQAEVIESGWDLNLLGSLALCFIFFAVGAMRQTIGPFRNQAV, encoded by the coding sequence ATGCGTATCCTGCTGACTTTAATGGCTTTTTTTGTGTTTGGAAATGTCGCATCGGCGACGGAAAAACAAAAGATACTGTATGTTTCTGGCACTCACGCCAATACGGCGAAAATTTCTGTCATCAGGAATTATCTGGAAAAGCATGATATTTCCATCGACTTGGCGAACGCCCGGGATTTCAAGACTGGGGAAGATGCCCTGGCCCGTTTTGACGGCTACGATCTGGTCTTTATGGATGATTCATCCGCCCGCAGCACCAAGATGACGTTCAGCAAGTTTTTGCCGGCCATCAGCCGGGCGAAAAGCCGCCTGCTGGCGATCAACTGGCTGCAAAGTCCCGATCTGGTCAAGGGGCTGACGTCCGAGCAGGCGCAGGTCCTTCATGATTATTATGATAACGGCGGCATGGTAAACCTTTCTCGTATGGCCGACTATCTGGCTTATCAGGTGCTGGGTAATGGAACAAAGACGGTGCCGGCGCCCGTGGTCTATCCGGAGGTGGGCATATATGCCCCCGGCTATGACGGGCTCATATTCGAGGACGTGGACAGCTATCTCAACTGGCGCGGCCAGAAGCTCGATACCGGAAGGCCCGTGATCGGCGTTCTGCTGCAGCGGTCCCTGATTGAATCCGTCAATACCACCGTGGTGGATGACGCCATTGCCCGGATCGAGGAAAAGGGGGCGTTGGCGATTCCGTTCTTTTTTGAGCTGAGCCCCCGCTCCAGCGACTATACCCCAATGCTGCAGAAGGACGGCAAGACCATTATCGATGTGATTGTCAATTTCCGGGCCATCCACTGGGCAAACAAGCGCAAGGAAGAGTTTGAAAAGCTTGGTGTGCCAGTACTGCAGGCGCTGACTTACTTTGATGGCGACCAGGCCGCTTGGGAACAGGACAGCCAGGGCATCTCCTCCACCATGACCCCCTTTGTGTTGGTGCTGCCGGAAACCGCAGGCGTGATCGATCCAGTGATCGTCGCCGCCGTCAACCAGGAAAGCGGGCATGCGGAGGTGATCGACTATCAGATGGATCACCTGGTCTCCCGTGCCCTCAAATATGCCGCGCTCCGTCACAAGCCGAACGGCGAAAAAAAACTCACCGTCATGGTCTGGGGTGACAAGGATATGGGCGCGTCCTTCCTCAATATCGAACACAGCCTGCGATCCATCAGCGCCAACCTCAATGAGGCCGGTTATGGCGTTGACAAGGTGGACAGCAATTATTTCACCGATCCCATCGACCGGATTCTTAATCCTTTCTACCGGGATTATGAACTTGACGGGCTCTTAAAGGATGATCTCGCCGAGCTGATGCCAGTAAAGGAGTATCTCAAGTGGTTCAACAGCCTGCCCGAGGATGTGACCAAGCCGATCAATGATTTCTGGGGCCAGGCGGAAGATAACTTCATGGTGGTCAAGCGGGATGGTGAGGCTTATTTCGTCCTCCCCCGGATCCGCAACGGCAATATGCTGATCATGCGCCAGCCGCCCCGGTCCGATGATAAGGACCAAGACAAGATGATCTATCACCAGGGTACAGTGCCCATGAACCATTATTATCTGGCGGCCTATTATTATGCCCGCAAGTTCTGGAACAGTGACGCCATTATCCACCTCGGCACCCACGGCAGTCAGGAGTACCTCAACGGCAAGGAACGTGGCCTGTCCCGCTATGACCAAGGCAATTTGGCGGTCTGGGACACGCCAGTCATGTATCCCTTCATCATTGATGATGTGGGTGAGGCCATGCAGACCAAACGCCGCGGCAGCGCCGTGGTGGTCGCTCATATGACACCGCCTTTTGCCGCCGCCGGTCTCGAGGGCGTGACCGCAAATGTGCACGAGCTGATGCATCAATATCGCTCCATGGATGAGGGTGGCGTGAAGGTCAAAACCGGCGAGGAACTGAAAAAAATATGTTTTGAGTCAAAGGTTTGTGATGACCTTGCTATGACGTCAGAGCAGATTGACGCCGATTTTGATCATTTCCTCGAGGAACTGCATCTTTATCTGGAAGATGTGGCCAATGCCAACCAGCCGCTCGGCCTGCATACCTTTGGGGAACTGGCGGAACCGGATCTGGTGACTTCCACCATTGTCCAGATGCTGGGCCGGGACTTTATCGCCCGGGCGCGGGAGTTCGAGGCCGATCATTACGGTGTGTCTCCTGAAGCCGGCAACGACCATCTGGACTCAAAAGCGTACAGCCTAGAAGACCTGGCCGGGTTTAAAACCGTGCGCGATTATGTAATCAAGGGCAGGGATTTCTCCGGTCTGGAGGATGAACTGCGCGCCGATCTGGAAAAGGCTCGTGACTTCTATAATCGCATGGAAGGCATCCGGGAACTGCCCCATCTGCTGGCGGGTCTCAGCGGCCAGTATGTGCCGGTTAAAACCGGCGGCGATCCGGTCCGTTCCCCGGACTCGCTCGCCAGCGGCTTTAACCTCTATGGTTTTGACCCCTCGCACTTGCCGACCAAAGCCGCCTGGGAACAGGGCAAGGAACTGGTCGAGGGTGTGATCGGCGATTATTACAAAGAGCACGGGAACTATCCCGACAAGCTGGCCTTTTCGCTGTGGTCGATTGAGGCCATGCGCCATTACGGCGTGCTGGAAAGCCAGGCCCTTTACGCCATGGGTGTGCGTCCGGTCTGGAGCGAGAGCGGTATGGTCACCGGCACCGAGATCATCCCCATGCGCGAATTGAAGCGGCCCCGGGTCGATGTGGTTCTGTCCGCCACCGGCCTCTATCGCGACGCCTTCCCCAATGTAGTGCTTTTGCTGGCGGAAGCGGTCAAAAAAGTGGCCGAGCTCAAGGAAGCCAACAACTCCATCTGGGAAAACAGCCAGCGGGTGAAAGCAGAACTTCTGGCCGAGGGTATGAGCGAGGAGGATGCGGAATATTTCTCAACTGTGCGGGTTTTCTCCAATGAATCCGGTACTTACGGTTCCGGTGTGGATGATGCGGTCCGGGCCAGCGACACCTGGGAAACGGACGCCAAAATCGCCGACAATTATATGGCCAAGATGGGCAATGCCTACGGCGCCGATCCGAACCGCTGGGGCGAAAAAGTGGAGGGCGTCAATATCTACGGCAAGCAGCTTTCCGGTACCGATGTGGCCATGTTCGCCCGCTCGTCCAACCTGTATGGCATGATTTCAAGCGACGATCCCTTTGAATATTTCGGCGGCCTGTCGCTAGCGATCCGAAACCTGGACGGCAAAAGCCCCCAGATGGTGATTTCCAACCTGCGGGACGCCAATAATCCCCGGGCCGAGGAGGCGGCCCAGTTCCTGGCCAAGGAACTGCGTACCCGTACCCAGCACAGCCGCTGGGTCAGTGAAATGATGAAGGAAGGCTATTCGGGCGCCACCACCATGGAAGGCAAGATCACCAATTTCTGGGGCTGGCAGGTGGTTGACCCAAACCTGGTGCGGGCCGACCAGTGGCAGGAGTTCGCCGAGATCTACGTGAATGACAAGTTCAACCTTGGCATCAGTGAATGGTTCGAAAAGGTCAACCCCGGCGCTCAGGCTCAGATCATTGAACGCATGCTGGAAGCGATGCGCAAGGATTACTGGGACGCCAGTGACGAGACCAGGAAGCAGCTTGTGGAACGTCTGATTGAGCTGGTCAATAAATATGATCTGATCGTCGATAACGAGAAGCTCGCTGATTTCGTCAACGCCCAGGCCGCCGGGTTCGGCATGTCTGCGGCCCTGCCGGCCCCGGACGCGGCCACGCAAGGGCAGATGAGCCAGCCCGTTCAGGGCCGTGAACTGCAGAAAGTGGAGCAGGCGGAAGTTATAGAAAGCGGCTGGGATTTAAACCTTCTGGGTTCCTTGGCGCTGTGCTTTATTTTCTTTGCAGTCGGCGCCATGCGTCAAACCATAGGACCCTTCAGAAACCAAGCGGTTTAA
- a CDS encoding alpha/beta hydrolase family protein: MLIHGELDGAYSTAQFDEIFTALYRLNREAVMVRYWGEGHGIRSPANIRDMWRRMFEWYDLYLKGERGR, encoded by the coding sequence ATGCTGATACATGGGGAACTGGACGGGGCCTATTCGACGGCCCAGTTTGATGAGATATTTACGGCCTTGTATCGCCTGAACCGGGAGGCGGTCATGGTCCGATACTGGGGCGAAGGCCACGGGATCAGAAGCCCGGCCAACATCCGCGACATGTGGCGGCGTATGTTTGAATGGTATGACCTATATCTGAAGGGGGAAAGGGGTCGTTAA
- a CDS encoding tyrosine-type recombinase/integrase, protein MRNAAGLKDVTPHILRHTAAFRMVQAGVDRYKVQKILGHSSLAVTERYAHLSVEHLRNDIMVLSHGRESISGNVVPFKIKK, encoded by the coding sequence ATGAGAAATGCGGCTGGACTTAAAGACGTGACGCCCCACATCCTGAGACACACCGCTGCGTTTCGCATGGTTCAAGCAGGTGTGGACCGCTATAAAGTTCAGAAAATACTAGGCCATTCGAGTCTGGCAGTCACAGAGCGATACGCTCACCTGTCTGTCGAACATCTCCGGAACGACATTATGGTATTGTCACATGGGAGAGAATCCATAAGTGGGAATGTAGTCCCGTTTAAGATAAAAAAATAG